One region of Bombus affinis isolate iyBomAffi1 chromosome 3, iyBomAffi1.2, whole genome shotgun sequence genomic DNA includes:
- the LOC126914377 gene encoding dystonin isoform X28, with the protein MSTQAYYKERLGFDPADTVAEHHREQRSQHGYEESLSKFKGQNENGFSWMMEGRENWRVEGATEHRSGSTQAFWGCWAMFIEAHDERDAIQKKTFTKWVNKHLKKHWKYVKTYTCLHVCVLVNNQPCCSPTASRHVGDLFEDLRDGHNLISLLEVLSGEHLPRERGRMRFHMLQNVQMALDFLRYKKIKLVNIRAEDIVDGNPKLTLGLIWTIILHFQSWRRKISDIVVGQESNVTAREALLRWARRSTARYPGVRVTDFTGSWRDGLAFSALIHRNRPDLVDWKGARASQPRERLDRVFYVAEREYGVTRLLDPEDVDTPEPDEKSLITYISSLYDVFPEPPTIHPLYDAEDQRRSEEYRELASSLHMWIREKMCLMQERVFPPTLIEMKNLAAGSTKFKNEEVPPRYRDKQRLSYIFRDLQKYFEAVGEVDIEPHLRIEVIEENWNRLMMLHQEREQAIIDEIKRLERLQRLAEKVHREMKATDNRLEELERRVEDEARRLDRLHPLEAKHAVDLLEQDIRNTEVQIQNIFPDVHTLTEGRYSQAAELRKRVQKLHQRWVALRSLLHKRLVQPLSAVSFPVEERVVTKHRTTVHETRLVDTNPHFRALHDCIDWCKAKIKQLQDADYGSDLPSVQNELEVHQREHKNIEQFHPKVERCVQAKSHFHAEELTLYSQHLTVLQKLHTELLAASNKRLSDLDTLHDFIQSATNELVWLSSKEETEVTRDWSDKNLNVQSIEQYYERTFGSGIESLMSDLEKREIQFSAVQDRGEALVLQHHPAAKTIEAYMSAMQSQWTWLLQLTLCLEVHLKHAAQSQQFFRDVQQAEQWISKRDESLNTIYSQSEFSLDEGERLLKGMQELREELNSYGDHVQKLVDQAKDVVPMKQRRQPVARPMQVTCVCSYKQVNMSIEKGEQCTLYDNSGRIKWRVKNQEGVESPVPGVCFALQPPDKDALDAAERLRRQYDRSVGLWQRKQLRLRQNMIFATIKVVKGWDLPQFLAMGQDQRTAIRKALNEDADKLLSEGDPADPQLRRLKRETAEVNKLFDELEKRARAEEESKNAGRIFNEQISAIQEALDEAERVLNTRIAAPLPRDIDSLEHLVLQHKDFEQTLKRQTSDLDKVQQTFRGITLKTPAMRNKLDAVTTKWTNIWNSSNLYIERLKCVEIVLSSLEENTTSVSELEVKLASFDELPPDLKGLQNVLEDLMVLQNAISQQQTAMDKLNEDTQNARHVVEKSRPSHRGSHSDMDRLDDEVNKLNSRWTNLCAQLVERVRSAEAAYGLAQQLEHAYRNEVDFIDESYEKLEVENAKNLLNKVVERAPAIEAVNVTGSRLIREGKIYGQRLRAFTEQLEDICPSLDASVKKPRREFVSTVDDVARDLDTLNKRYTTLVELLQERVTQLAAQQTEETSQQFQEALEGLQKWLTDTEEMVSNQKSPSSDYNVVKAQLQEQKFLKKMLMDQQNSMSSSYNMGQEVAAEAEPKEQKKIEKQLKDLMARFDNLTESAAKRMEALEQAMGVAKQFQDKLIPLQTWLDKTEKRVRDMELVPTDEEKIQQRVTEHDGLHEDILSKKPEFSELTEVASQLMSLVGEDEAAALADKLQDAADRYAALVERSESLGNLLQRSRQGLRHLVLSYQELQAWMEGMEIRLSKYRVLAVHTEKLLQQMEDLADLTEEVSTRQTEVDSTTDTGLELMKHISSDEALQLKDKLDSLQRRFNDLVSRGSDLLKHAQESLPLVQQFHDNHNRLMDWMQAAESALQSAEPREDEIIRLEMEISEYRPVLDKINAVGPQLSQLSPGEGAATIEALVIRDNRRFAAIAEQIQRKAERLQLSKQRSLEVIGDIDDLLEWFHEVDNQLREAEPPSSEPEIIRVQLKEHKALNDDISSQKGRVRDVISTAKKVIRENGQYEDKSTIRENMEDLRETMEIVSGLSMDRLGALEQALPLAEHLRDTHIDLVSWLEEAEQQVAMLPMPALRPDLIAAQQDKNEFLVQSINEHKPLVEKLNKTGEALLKLCNEEEGMKIQDILEADTTRYAALRAELRGRQQTLEQALQESSQFSDKLEGMLRALSSTADQVNGAEPISAHPGRLRDQMEENSALVDELAQRSEAYAAVRRAADDVISKAGNRADPAVKDIKRKLDKLNKLWSDVQKSTTDRGQTLDEALAIAEKFWSELNGVMSTLRELQDALAGQAPPAAQPAAIQQQQVALQEIRHEIDQTKPDVEQVRASGHELMGLCGEPDKPDVRKHIEDLDQAWDNVTALYARREENLIDAMEKAMEFHETLQNLLEFLQEAEDKFSSMGLLGSDIDEVKKQIKQLANFKAEVDPHMVKVEALNRSLIRQAAELTERTSSEQAAAIKEPLGAVNRRWDGLLRGLVERQRLLENALLRLGQFQHALDELLVWIEKTDDTLDNLKAVAGDPQVIEVELAKLKVLVNDIQAHQTSVDTLNDAGRQLIEDGKGTAEASTTAEKLGTLNRRWRDLLQRAADRQRELEDALREAQTFTAEIQDLLSWLGDVDNTIVASKPVGGLPETASEQLERFMEVYNELEQNRLKVESVLQQGQAYLKRADSTSAGGLNHNLRTLKQRWDNVTARASDKKIKLEIALKEATEFHDALQSFVDWLTNAEKILTNLKPVSRVMETILGQIEEHKAFQKDVGVHRETMLNLDKKGTHLKYFSQKQDVILIKNLLISVQHRWERVVSKSAERTRALDHGYKEAREFHDAWSNIMNWLDETEKTLDEVASDGALGGNDPEKIKARLNKHRELQKALSAKQGTYDATMKNGKSLKDKAPKSDEFALKELLNELKNKWTTVCGKCVDRQRKLEEALLFSGQFKDAIQALLEWLSKSEKQLADTGPLYGDLDTVMNLVEQHKTFEKDLESRVSQMESVIKTGRELLAKATPDDASAIGSQLAEINNLWDTVTKLSSDKTERLQEALREAERLHKAVHVLLEWLSDAEMKLRFAGQLPEDEQESRNQLMEHEKFLRELSTKEIEKDQTLELAHVILAKAHPDGALVIKHWITIIQSRWEEVSTWAQQRNQRLENHMRGLQDLDNLLEELLSWLEGLENTLNALEAEPLPDDKATLEMLIVDHREFMENTSRRQNEVDRVCKARQIKSAKDTMKITKAKSPAPTRASPGRERTPDLLPHIGPRFPPKGSKGAEPEFRSPRVKLLWDRWRHVWMLAWERQRRLQDKYNYIQELDRVANFSWEDWRKRFLKFMNHKKSRLTDLFRKMDKNNDGLIPREDFIQGIMNTKFETSRLEMGAVADLFDRHGEGLIDWKEFIAALRPDWEERRTYNDTDKIHDEVKRLVMLCTCRQKFRVFQVGEGKYRFGDSQKLRLVRILRSTVMVRVGGGWVALDEFLLKNDPCRVFLMPIPDPNKPEQHEGWCPLAKGRTNIELREQFILADGVSQTMTAFRSKPSPTSTLQRTPISSANAGPITKVRERSARSVPMGQSRASRSSLSAGTPDSLSDNESSFKLGSARKTSTPYRSSMTPGGSRPSSRPTSRPTSRPTSRPGSRPASRQGSKPPSRYGSTQSLDSTDDSTNVSRIPRRTAVSTTGNTPTSSRHNSVSGKRLSVNGSSSRPRTPTGLVSPASGVPARTRTPSSGSSTPLPPSLKLSRKPSGASDTSVSTTPATKRKGKPTPIDQRAPFRL; encoded by the exons ATGTCCACTCAAGCTTATTACAAGGAGAGGCTCGGTTTCGATCCGGCCGATACCGTGGCGGAACATCATCGTGAGCAGAGATCGCAGCACGGATACGAGGAGTCTCTTTCCAAGTTCAAAGGTCAGAACGAAAATGGATTTTCGTGGATGATGGAAGGACGGGAAAATTGGCGGGTAGAAGGGGCCACAGAACACCGTTCCGGCAGCACTCAGGCTTTCTGGGGTTGCTGGGCGATGTTCATCGAGGCGCACG ACGAACGAGACGCGATCCAAAAGAAAACATTTACCAAATGGGTGAACAAGCATCTGAAAAAG CATTGGAAGTACGTGAAG ACTTACACGTGCCTACACGTGTGCGTCCTTGTGAACAACCAACCATGCTGTTCCCCCACT GCCAGCAGACATGTCGGAGATCTGTTCGAAGACCTGCGGGACGGGCACAACCTCATTTCCTTGCTGGAGGTACTCTCGGGCGAGCATCTT CCGCGAGAGAGAGGTCGGATGCGTTTCCACATGCTGCAGAACGTACAAATGGCTCTTGACTTTTTGCGCTATAAGAAGATCAAGCTCGTTAATATTCGTGCTGAAGACATTGTCGATGGAAACCCAAAGTTGACTCTAGGTTTGATATGGACCATCATACTTCACTTCCAG AGCTGGCGTCGCAAG aTATCCGATATCGTAGTGGGTCAGGAATCGAACGTGACTGCCCGCGAAGCTCTTCTGAGATGGGCCAGACGATCGACGGCGCGTTATCCTGGAGTGCGCGTCACGGACTTTACCGGATCGTGGAGGGACGGGCTAGCTTTCAGCGCATTAATCCATCGAAACAGACCAGATCTGGTCGATTGGAAAGGTGCTCGTGCTAGTCAACCACGAGAGCGGCTCGATCGGGTCTTCTACGTCGCGGAGCGCGAGTATGGCGTTACGAGGCTTCTCGATCCCGAAG ACGTGGACACTCCTGAACCGGATGAGAAGTCCTTGATAACGTACATCTCTTCGCTCTACGACGTGTTCCCGGAGCCGCCAACGATTCACCCGTTGTACGATGCCGAGGACCAGAGGCGCTCGGAGGAATATAGAGAGCTAGCTAGTTCCCTCCACATGTGGATCCGCGAAAAAATGTGCCTGATGCAGGAACGTGTCTTCCCGCCGACCTTgatagaaatgaaaaatttggcGGCCGGCAGTACGAAATTCAAGAATGAGGAAGTACCGCCCAGATACAGAGACAAACAACGACTTTCTTACATCTTCAGGGATTTGCAAAAGTACTTCGAAGCGGTCGGTGAGGTGGACATCGAACCTCACTTACGTATCGAGGTTATTGAAGAAAATTGGAATAGATTGATGATGCTGCATCAGGAAAGAGAACAGGCGATAATCGACGAAATTAAACG ACTCGAACGACTGCAACGATTAGCAGAGAAAGTGCACAGAGAGATGAAGGCGACCGACAATCGATTGGAGGAACTCGAGAGACGAGTGGAGGACGAAGCCAGGCGTCTCGATCGACTTCATCCTCTGGAAGCGAAACATGCGGTGGATCTTTTGGAACAGGATATTCGTAACACCGAGGTCCAGAtccaaaatatttttccagACGTGCATACACTTACCGAGGGGCGATACAGTCAGGCGGCCGAACTTCGCAAAAG AGTTCAGAAGCTACATCAACGGTGGGTCGCCCTGCGATCTCTTCTTCATAAACGTTTGGTACAGCCGCTGTCGGCCGTATCTTTCCCGGTAGAAGAACGCGTCGTTACGAAACACCGTACTACCGTCCATGAAACCCGATTGGTCGACACCAATCCACATTTCCGTGCGTTACACGACTGCATCGACTGGTGTAAGGCGAAGATCAAACAGCTCCAGGATGCAGACTATGGCTCCGATTTACCTAGCGTGCAGAACGAACTGGAGGTTCACCAAAGAGAACACAAGAATATCGAGCAGTTCCATCCTAAAGTGGAGAGATGTGTGCAGGCTAAGAGCCACTTTCACGCCGAGGAATTGACATTGTACAGCCAACATCTGACTGTTCTTCAAAAACTTCACACTGAATTATTGGCGGCCTCGAATAAGAGACTTTCCGATTTGGACACTCTACATGACTTTATACAATCGGCGACTAATGAACTGGTTTGGCTGAGTTCTAAGGAGGAGACGGAGGTGACACGCGATTGGAGTGACAAGAATTTGAACGTGCAAAGTATCGAGCAGTATTACGAG CGTACGTTTGGATCTGGTATAGAG TCCCTTATGAGCGACCTAGAGAAGCGGGAGATTCAATTCTCCGCGGTGCAAGATCGAGGCGAAGCTCTGGTCCTTCAACATCATCCCGCCGCGAAAACAATCGAAGCTTACATGTCCGCCATGCAGAGTCAATGGACCTGGCTTCTTCAATTAACTCTTTGTCTAGAAGTTCATCTGAAACACGCAGCACAGAGTCAACAATTTTTCCGGGATGTTCAACAGGCTGAACAGTGGATCTCGAAGAGAGATGAGTCGCTCAACACCATTTATTCCCAATCAGAATTCTCCTTGGACGAGGGTGAACGTTTATTGAAGGGTATGCAAGAACTGCGCGAAGAATTGAATAGTTACGGCGATCATGTGCAGAAACTGGTTGATCAAGCGAAGGACGTGGTTCCTATGAAGCAACGTCGACAGCCTGTGGCACGGCCTATGCAAGTTACGTGCGTCTGCAGTTACAAACAAGTCAAC ATGTCGATTGAGAAGGGCGAACAGTGTACGTTATACGACAACTCTGGTAGGATAAAATGGCGCGTAAAGAATCAAGAAGGCGTCGAGTCCCCTGTTCCAGGCGTCTGCTTTGCTCTTCAGCCACCTGATAAGGATGCTCTCGATGCTGCGGAAAGATTGCGACGACAATATGATCGAAGCGTTGGATTATGGCAACGGAAACAGCTTCGATTACGACAAAACATGATTTTCGCGACCATCAAAGTGGTCAAAGGCTGGGATCTACCGCAGTTCTTGGCTATGGGTCAGGATCAGAGAACTGCTATCAGAAAAGCCTTGAACGAGGATGCTGATAAACTGCTGTCCGAGGGCGATCCTGCTGATCCACAATTGAGGCGACTGAAGCGAGAAACGGCCGAAGTGAACAAATTGTTCGATGAACTGGAGAAACGTGCCAGAGCGGAGGAAGAGTCAAAGAACGCGGGACGTATTTTCAATGAACAGATATCTGCCATTCAAGAAGCATTAGACGAAGCAGAGAGAGTTCTGAATACTCGCATAGCTGCGCCATTACCAAGAGACATTGACAGCTTAGAACATCTGGTTCTGCAACACAAAGATTTCGAGCAAACTCTCAAACGTCAAACATCAGATCTAGATAAAGTTCAGCAAACTTTCCGTGGTATTACTTTGAAGACTCCAGCCATGAGAAACAAGCTCGACGCTGTTACCACCAAATGGACAAATATTTGGAACTCGAGCAATCTGTACATCGAGCGGCTAAAGTGTGTTGAGATCGTGCTTTCTAGTCTTGAGGAGAACACAACCTCGGTATCCGAATTGGAAGTGAAATTGGCATCGTTCGACGAGCTGCCACCGGACCTGAAGGGATTACAGAATGTACTAGAAGATCTGATGGTGCTTCAAAATGCCATCTCTCAACAGCAAACTGCAATGGATAAACTGAACGAAGATACGCAGAACGCAAGACATGTTGTTGAAAAGTCGAGGCCAAGTCATCGTGGCTCTCATTCTGATATGGATCGCTTAGACGATGAAGTGAACAAACTAAACTCCAGATGGACCAATCTCTGTGCTCAGTTGGTCGAAAGAGTTCGCAGCGCGGAAGCAGCTTATGGCCTAGCTCAACAGTTAGAACATGCCTACCGTAACGAGGTTGACTTTATTGACGAATCGTACGAAAAACTCGAGGTGGAGAATGCGAAG AATCTATTGAACAAGGTGGTAGAACGAGCGCCGGCGATCGAAGCAGTAAATGTGACGGGCAGTCGATTGATTCGTGAAGGAAAG ATCTACGGACAAAGGCTTCGAGCGTTCACGGAACAGCTGGAAGATATCTGCCCGTCTTTGGATGCTTCGGTGAAAAAACCGCGACGAGAGTTCGTCTCAACGGTTGATGACGTCGCTCGTGATCTAGATACTCTGAACAAGAGGTACACCACGCTGGTGGAACTTCTTCAGGAACGGGTTACACAGCTGGCAGCGCAACAAACCGAGGAGACATCTCAACAG TTCCAGGAGGCTCTGGAGGGTCTCCAGAAATGGCTAACGGACACAGAGGAAATGGTATCCAACCAGAAATCACCATCGTCGGATTACAACGTAGTTAAGGCGCAATTACAAGAGCAAAAATTCCTGAAGAAGATGCTAATGGATCAGCAAAACTCAATGTCCTCCTCGTACAACATGGGCCAAGAAGTGGCGGCTGAGGCGGAGCCTAAGGAACAGAAGAAGATCGAGAAACAACTAAAAGATTTGATGGCAAGATTCGATAATCTTACGGAAAGCGCTGCTAAGAGAATGGAAGCACTCGAACAAGCGATGGGAGTAGCGAAACAGTTCCAGGATAAACTGATACCACTTCAAACTTGGCTGGACAAGACCGAAAAACGCGTGAGAGATATGGAGTTGGTTCCAACGGACGAGGAAAAAATCCAGCAACGCGTTACCGAACACGATGGTCTTCACGAGGATATTCTGTCAAAGAAACCTGAATTCAGTGAACTTACAGAGGTTGCTAGTCAACTAATGTCCCTGGTAGGCGAGGATGAAGCCGCTGCTTTGGCTGACAAACTTCAGGATGCGGCTGATAGATACGCTGCATTGGTCGAACGATCGGAATCTCTTGGTAACTTGCTTCAACGTTCGAGACAGGGTTTACGTCATCTGGTACTCAGCTATCAAGAACTTCAGGCTTGGATGGAGGGTATGGAAATCAGATTGTCGAAATACAGAGTGCTGGCCGTGCATACGGAGAAGCTTCTTCAACAAATGGAAGACCTAGCTGACTTGACCGAAGAGGTTTCGACTCGACAGACGGAAGTAGACAGTACCACCGATACTGGATTGGAATTAATGAAACACATCTCGAGCGACGAGGCGCTTCAATTGAAAGATAAACTCGATTCTTTGCAACGGCGATTTAATGATTTGGTTAGTCGAGGTTCCGACTTGCTGAAGCACGCGCAAGAGTCTCTTCCATTGGTGCAACAATTCCATGATAATCATAATCGTTTAATGGATTGGATGCAGGCTGCGGAATCGGCTCTGCAATCAGCCGAACCTCGCGAGGATGAAATTATTAGATTAGAAATGGAAATATCGGAATATAGACCAGTTCTAGACAAGATCAACGCCGTTGGGCCGCAGTTGTCTCAGTTATCTCCGGGTGAAGGGGCGGCGACTATCGAAGCTCTAGTCATCAGAGACAACAGGAGATTCGCCGCCATTGCCGAGCAGATTCAACGAAAGGCTGAGAGGCTTCAGCTGAGTAAGCAACGTTCGCTGGAAGTGATCGGTGATATCGACGATTTACTAGAATGGTTCCATGAAGTGGATAATCAATTGAGGGAAGCAGAACCACCGAGCAGCGAACCGGAAATCATCAGGGTACAATTGAAGGAGCATAAAGCCTTGAACGACGACATATCCAGTCAGAAAGGACGTGTTAGGGATGTTATATCCACGGCAAAGAAGGTGATCCGTGAAAATGGTCAATACGAGGACAAATCTACGATCAGAGAAAATATGGAGGACTTACGAGAAACCATGGAAATCGTATCCGGTCTTTCAATGGATAGACTCGGTGCTCTGGAACAAGCTTTGCCATTGGCTGAACATTTACGCGACACTCACATTGATTTAGTCAGCTGGTTAGAGGAGGCTGAACAACAAGTCGCAATGCTTCCTATGCCTGCTTTAAGACCCGATCTAATAGCCGCCCAACAGGACAAGAATGAGTTCCTCGTGCAGAGTATCAACGAACACAAACCTTTGGTCGAGAAGCTGAACAAAACTGGTGAAGCATTGTTGAAGCTGTGCAATGAAGAAGAAGGTATGAAAATACAGGACATATTGGAAGCAGACACTACTCGATATGCAGCCCTCAGAGCAGAACTTCGTGGTCGACAGCAGACTCTCGAACAAGCACTTCAGGAATCTTCTCAGTTCTCCGACAAGCTGGAAGGAATGCTGCGTGCTCTCTCATCAACTGCCGATCAAGTAAATGGCGCCGAACCGATCAGCGCTCATCCTGGTCGGTTAAGAGATCAGATGGAAGAGAATTCCGCTCTGGTCGACGAATTGGCTCAAAGATCCGAGGCCTATGCGGCTGTGAGGAGGGCCGCCGATGACGTGATCAGCAAGGCAGGTAATAGAGCTGATCCAGCCGTAAAGGACATCAAACGGAAGCTGGACAAATTGAACAAACTATGGAGCGACGTGCAAAAGTCGACGACCGACAGAGGTCAAACGTTAGACGAAGCTTTGGCGATCGCCGAAAAATTCTGGTCCGAGTTGAATGGCGTGATGTCGACTCTGCGAGAGCTTCAGGATGCTCTTGCTGGTCAGGCGCCACCAGCAGCTCAACCTGCTGCCATCCAACAGCAACAGGTTGCCTTGCAGGAGATTAGGCACGAAATCGACCAAACGAAACCAGATGTCGAGCAAGTACGAGCTTCTGGTCACGAGTTGATGGGTCTTTGCGGTGAGCCAGACAAACCAGATGTTAGAAAGCATATTGAAGATTTGGATCAAGCATGGGATAACGTGACTGCCCTATATGCCAGAAGAGAGGAAAATCTGATCGATGCTATGGAGAAGGCCATGGAGTTCCACGAGACCTTGCAAAATCTTTTGGAGTTCCTACAAGAAGCCGAGGACAAGTTCTCCAGTATGGGACTGCTAGGAAGCGACATCGACGAAGTTAAAAAACAGATCAAACAATTGGCCAATTTCAAAGCCGAAGTAGATCCTCACATGGTCAAGGTCGAAGCTCTAAACAG GAGTCTGATAAG ACAAGCTGCCGAACTGACAGAGAGAACGTCCTCGGAACAAGCTGCGGCCATCAAAGAACCGCTTGGTGCCGTTAACAGACGGTGGGACGGACTGCTTCGAGGTCTCGTGGAGAGGCAAAGACTCTTGGAGAACGCGTTACTACGTCTAGGGCAATTCCAGCACGCTCTAGACGAGTTGTTGGTATGGATCGAGAAGACGGACGACACTTTGGATAACTTGAAGGCCGTTGCCGGCGATCCTCAAGTGATCGAAGTGGAATTAGCTAAACTGAAAGTACTTGTGAATGATATTCAAGCCCATCAGACCAGCGTGGACACTCTGAACGACGCTGGAAGACAGTTAATAGAGGATGGAAAGGGAACAGCCGAAGCTTCGACGACTGCTGAGAAATTAGGCACTTTGAATCGTCGTTGGCGCGATTTGTTGCAACGTGCTGCTGATCGTCAACGAGAACTGGAAGATGCGCTTAGAGAAGCGCAAACCTTTACGGCGGAGATACAGGACCTTTTGTCTTGGCTGGGTGATGTGGACAATACCATAGTAGCTTCGAAACCTGTTGGAGGATTGCCGGAAACGGCTTCAGAACAGTTAGAACGCTTTATGGAAGTGTACAACGAATTGGAACAAAATCGTTTGAAAGTCGAATCGGTTCTTCAACAAGGACAAGCATACTTGAAGCGTGCCGATTCTACTAGTGCCGGTGGTCTGAATCACAACTTGAGGACTTTGAAACAACGATGGGATAATGTGACTGCTCGCGCAAGTGATAAAAAGATCAAGCTTGAGATCGCTCTGAAAGAGGCTACAGAGTTCCACGATGCACTCCAATCGTTTGTCGATTGGTTAACCAACGCGGAGAAGATTCTCACGAATCTGAAACCTGTGTCGAGGGTAATGGAAACTATACTCGGACAGATAGAGGAACACAAAGCGTTTCAGAAAGACGTTGGAGTTCATCGTGAGACTATGCTGAACCTCGATAAGAAGGGCACGCATTTGAAATACTTTTCACAGAAACAGGACGTGATTCTAATCAAAAACTTGTTGATAAGTGTGCAACACAGATGGGAAAGAGTAGTTTCGAAGTCTGCAGAGAGAACCAGGGCTCTTGATCACGGATACAAAGAGGCCAGAGAATTCCACGATGCTTGGTCCAATATAATGAACTGGCTCGACGAAACGGAGAAGACTTTGGACGAGGTTGCCAGTGATGGCGCCCTTGGAGGAAATGATCCAGAGAAGATCAAAGCTAGATTGAATAAGCACCGTGAATTGCAGAAAGCTCTCAGCGCCAAACAGGGTACCTATGACGCAACTATGAAGAATGGAAAATCATTAAAAGACAAAGCGCCTAAAAGCGACGAATTTGCTCTAAAAGAACTTTTGAATGAGTTGAAGAACAAGTGGACCACTGTTTGTGGTAAGTGCGTGGATAGACAGAGGAAGCTCGAGGAAGCATTGTTGTTCTCGGGACAATTCAAGGACGCTATTCAAGCGTTGCTGGAATGGCTTAGTAAGTCTGAGAAGCAGCTGGCGGACACCGGTCCACTTTATGGCGACCTTGATACTGTAATGAATTTGGTTGAACAACATAAGACCTTCGAGAAGGATCTCGAATCCAGAGTCTCTCAGATGGAATCTGTAATCAAAACGGGTCGCGAGCTTCTTGCTAAGGCGACACCTGATGATGCATCTGCTATAGGATCACAGCTTGCTGAAATAAATAATCTTTGGGACACGGTAACCAAGTTGTCCTCTGACAAGACTGAACGACTCCAAGAAGCCCTCAGAGAGGCTGAACGCCTTCACAAGGCAGTTCACGTACTTCTGGAGTGGCTGAGTGATGCTGAGATGAAGCTGAGATTCGCTGGACAGTTGCCGGAAGACGAACAGGAGAGCAGGAATCAGTTGATGGAACACGAAAAGTTCTTGCGTGAATTAAGCaccaaagaaattgaaaaagatcAAACATTGGAGCTGGCTCACGTGATTCTTGCAAAGGCACACCCTGACGGAGCTTTGGTTATCAAACACTGGATCACGATCATTCAGTCCAGATGGGAGGAGGTTTCCACCTGGGCCCAACAAAGGAATCAAAGATTGGAGAATCATATGCGAGGACTTCAG GACCTCGACAATCTTCTGGAAGAACTACTGTCATGGTTAGAAGGTTTGGAGAACACTCTCAACGCTCTCGAAGCTGAGCCTCTACCAGACGATAAAGCTACTTTAGAAATGCTGATTGTGGATCACAGAGAATTTATGGAGAACACCAGTCGAAGACAGAACGAAGTTGACCGCGTCTGCAAAGCCAGACAGATCAAATCTGCGAAAGATACGATGAAGATAACGAAGGCTAAGTCACCTGCTCCAAC CCGAGCCAGCCCAGGCCGTGAGAGAACGCCCGATTTGTTGCCGCACATCGGCCCACGGTTCCCACCCAAAGGAAG CAAAGGTGCCGAACCGGAGTTCCGTAGTCCCAGAGTAAAACTGCTGTGGGACAGGTGGAGACACGTTTGGATGTTGGCGTGGGAACGTCAACGTCGTTTACAGGATAAGTATAATTATATCCAAGAACTGGACCGTGTCGCAAACTTCAGCTGGGAGGATTGGCGCAAGAGA TTCCTGAAATTCATGAACCACAAAAAGTCCAGATTAACAGATCTCTTCAGGAAAATGGATAAGAATAACGACGGACTGATTCCACGGGAGGACTTCATTCAAGGAATCATGAACACCA AATTCGAGACTTCACGGTTAGAAATGGGAGCGGTCGCAGATTTGTTCGATCGCCACGGTGAAGGATTGATAGATTGGAAAGAATTCATCGCAGCTCTAAGACCAGACTGGGAGGAACGCAGAACCTATAACGACACTGACAAGATTCACGATGAAGTGAAACGATTGGTGATGCTTTGTACTTGTCGCCAGAAATTCCGTGTATTTCAAGTTGGCGAAGGAAAATATAGG TTTGGAGACAGTCAAAAGTTGCGGTTGGTTCGGATTCTACGATCGACCGTGATGGTACGAGTCGGTGGTGGATGGGTAGCATTGGACgaatttctattaaaaaatgATCCTTGCCGCG TTTTTCTAATGCCGATACCGGACCCTAACAAACCGGAACAACATGAGGGTTGGTGTCCGCTCG CCAAGGGAAGAACGAATATCGAGCTGCGAGAACAATTCATATTGGCGGATGGCGTCAGCCAGACAATGACGGCGTTCAGATCGAAACCGAGCCCAACCTCGACGCTGCAGCGTACGCCAATCTCATCCGCGAATGCCGGACCCATCACCAAG GTGAGAGAACGCAGCGCTCGCAGCGTTCCCATGGGACAGTCACGAGCATCGCGCTCTTCGTTGAGCGCTGGAACGCCGGACAGCCTAAGCGACAACGAGAGCTCCTTCAAGCTTGGCTCCGCCAGAAAAACAAGTACACCCTACAGAAGCTCTATGACACCGG GCGGTAGTCGACCATCGAGTAGACCAACCTCGAGACCAACGTCCAGACCAACCAGTAGACCCGGAAGTAGGCCCGCATCCAGGCAAGGAAGCAAACCACCGAGTCGCTATGGTTCCACACAGTCGTTGGATAGTACTG ATGATTCGACAAATGTGAGCCGCATTCCACGCAGAACGGCTGTGAGCACGACAGGCAATACTCCCACTTCTAGCAGACACAATAGCGTGTCAGGAAAGCGCTTATCGGTGAACGGTTCGAGCTCACGACCTCGAACGCCCACCGGCCTGGTTAGTCCTGCCAGTGGTGTTCCAGCGAG AACAAGGACACCGTCCAGTGGATCGAGCACGCCACTGCCGCCTTCTTTGAAGCTATCGAGGAAACCTTCTGGAGCATCGGATACGTCCGTATCGACCACACCGGCCACTAAACGAAAAGGCAAACC